Below is a genomic region from Triticum dicoccoides isolate Atlit2015 ecotype Zavitan chromosome 5A, WEW_v2.0, whole genome shotgun sequence.
tTCTGTCAACgcattatttgggacatggcttaatggggttgagcctgacttagcaagacatattcgggttggagtttgcgctttgttgtggactatctggaattgcagaaatgatttgatttttaacAGAACATCATGGATTCATTTTTTGCACGTTATTTTCCGAGCTACAGcagtgatccgttcgtggtcgctactcactccgatggaggccagggagcatttggttactggatctatccattGGGAGAtgatagctcgggatatcttcaaccggtttggatggcggtcatataataggataggcaattagtttacctatctatttttagccagccggttgtgacgTCTTTTCCTGGCTAGTTTGTGTATCTAGCCTTTTAGGCTCTGTGTGAGCTGCCTTTTTTTTTCAGTTGAAGACTTTGAAACCTTGTTggcactttttgttatttggttgcatcactctgatgcagaggccggagagTCCTCCTTTTCAGAAAAAAAAGTATAAAGGTGCGCTTCGGAGTCTACCACGATGTCAAGATGGTGCCCGCCTTCCTCAAATGCTTCCCCAATGTCGAGGCGCTGCATATTACGGTACTACTAGCATTGCATCCTCATACATATCGATGGTGCACGATCCATTAATTACCTGCTGCTGACATGTTCACAAAAAAATTACGCAATTTGCAGTCTGAAAAATGCGATCAACTCGCCGGCAAGTTCGACCTCAAGTTCTGGGAAGAGGTTGGTCTCATCGTAAGTGTGCTCTTGCGCGGCTCAAGGTGATCACGTTTCGTGAATATCGTGCCAGGCAAGATGAGCTTGCCTTCCTCCAGTACATCCTGCAGAACGCAATGGTGCTCAAGTATGCAGTGGTCCAGATAGTCAATCCAAATTTCACTTCACTGTCGGTAGATGAGATGGCCTACACCATAGACAATATGCAGCCTCCTAAAAATAAAAGGTGGGCCAGTTCAGTTGGTTTATTAACCATGGGGACTCATGGCCCTGAAGGAGGTGAAACTTGGACTTTTCGCAAAGGAGCAGACCTCTCCGACGACGACCCTATTGCACCGGTTAAATTCATCATAAGGGGTTAGTCTTGTTTTGCACTATCTATAATTAATTCTACACATGATCGATGCACAGTTTTAGATTCTCAGTATGTTTTACTCCTATCTGAAGATTGTGCTAACATGATTATTATTGAATATACTATTGGTGAAGTAATTCAGTAGTGTTATtcccttgtactccctccatttccttatacaaggccactatcaaaaatacattttgcatcaataCAAGGCCATTAACAGTAACCGAGgtaaaaattaatgatgtttctTCATACTAGCAACTTTTTAATAAttacatgcatgtagtcataatgacactcaACTATTTCCTTTCCATTCATTCGTTGCATGCGTATGGCGTATTAATGATCCCGGTTAATAAGAAGAAAAGTTGACTTGAAAAGCAATCATTAAATTTtgtcttggtacctgtaatatgagtttgtggccttgtataagggaatggagggagtacaatatatATGACCATCTAGCAACATATATACTTATTGCTTGGAGATTGCATCATGTGATCCTGATTTCTCATTAACAAAACTTAATTTAATTACCTCTATAGTGCGTGTTTCATTCTAGAGTTATTCCAGTATGAAATGTGAATCTTTGTGTATACCTATGCGAGCTAGGTTGTTTAATTTAATTAGGTATGCATTTATTTAGCTTTCAACCTCATGACCACTAGACATCCTACTAGACCAATTGTTCCTTGGACACAAGTCTCACCTTTCAGGTTGCATGCATGTTTCTCAATTCTCATTTTGCACAAAATTATGATGCATGCATGTTGTTTCCACTTAACCCTACTACACTAGCCAAAGTACTTACCttggttaattagccactaaaattACAGGCCATACCATTTATGTAATGCGCCTCACTTACTGGCAAAATTCACACATTGCCAAGACCATAAGTTTGCATTTTGATAAAGAGTCAATTACACCGGTGGTGCTAGAACTTGCCACAAACGATCACTTTAGTACTAGAACTTACGGCATACATTGAAGTGGTGCAAAAACTTGGCTCGGACGTGCAAATACGGTGCTAATTGCATTTGTATACACCGGCGATGTTGACGGGCCATGACAGCATGGTGTAGGGCCAGCTGTCAGTGACTGCATTGTGAAGATGTGCCTGTGGCGTGCTATTTTACAAAACACCCTTCTttatttttcgtttttttcttgaaAAGCCCCCTATCAAGTATACCGTAATTTGCATGTGTCGCATCAGGTGTGTCCCACCTATCAGAGAACCATCACAAATTTTATTAGAATGAAAAACAGGGTGCACCGAGGTATTCAAAGAAGTGACATCGGTCTAACGCACGCGTGTCTAGCCACCCGCCCTAAGTTTGGTTGATGACTTACAAGCATACGCGAACTTTATATCTTGCATTAAACAACATAAATTTAAAAAATTAGTCCGGAGAAAAACTTACGCCCTTGGGGTTTCAAACGAGCGACACGAGTAAAAGTAGAAGGGCGTGCCACTCCAACTAATGGAATCTCATGTCTTCATAGAATAGTTGAAGTTTTTGTTTATAACATAACGTGCCCATAGGTTACAATTTCTGTTAGTTTTTCCCATTTTCAAAATTTATAAAAATATGTAAATTATAATATAAATAATATACATAAAAAATAAATTATACTAAAAATGATGACACATAATTTAGAAAATCCATAAAATAAAATAATGAATTATTTTGTATAATTTTAAAAAGTGTTTCCATATAAAAAATAATTTAGAAAATATATCTAAACAAATTATCATATAAGTTCAAAAAATAGCGTGTGTTTTAATAAATATGCATGTTGTATAAAAAATAAATTATGATTTAATTTTCATGGTGTTTTAAATgtgttcatgcatttcaaaaaagttTGTGTGTTTTATTAACAAATGTATTTTAAATAAATATAAATTTATGTATGGAAATAATAAGTCAATAGTGTGCCTCCAGACTACGGATTCTCAAATGAATACATATTTACAATTATAACTATAGTTACAATCTAAATATCTTTTATAAatttagaaaaaagaaaagaaaaaactgacATGTTGAAAATGGGCCCCGCTAACTGCTGTCTGTTGTAGCCCAGCGGGCGGCCAGTCGTAGCTGCTAAAAATACTTTCGCTCAAAAAAAAAGATGCCAAAAATCTTTCCTTCAAAAAAACAAAACCCCGCACACAAAGCACGTGGTTGTATTGGTAGTCCTCCTGTTAGTATCTCTCGCCTCGCTTGTTCGAAACACCTCAGCGTGTGTTTTTTGTGAAATTTAAATATCTACGCATGTGAGTTATCTTGAGGTTATTACCGGTTTAAATTCTAGGTGGCCAGCTTTTTTTCATTCTGAAAAAAATTTGTGATGTTTGCTCGCCATACATGCAGGTAGTGTACACCTACAGGgtccttttcgaaaaaaattggaaaaaatcaGAGGGTTTTCGCAAAAGGAGTACGCCACACGCCCTGACTCCACCGTGCGTCAATGACAGCGGGCCCTATGCCATGCAGTCATGCTTGTCAGCGTCACCAGTTTATACAAACGCGATTAGCACCGTATTTGCACGCTCAAGCCAAGTTTTTGCATCAGTTCAATGTATGCCGCAAGTTCTAGCACTGAAGTGAACGTTTGTGTCAAGTTCTGGCACCACCGGTGTAATTGACTCTTTGATAAACAGCCTCAATTTCTTCAACATGTCTTGGTTCCTTCGGTTTTGCTATGTTGCTGGACCACTTGTCTACTTCCTCATCCTAATCAGGCTGTCTTTTGTTATGCTATCGTGTGGCATCAGTTGCAGGCCTGGCTACTCGCCAGCAGAAGTCACGAGCTGCCAAGCATCGCAACTGAGATCTTCGACACAAGGAGTTATGCATTGCCGGCCTGTTTAATCTGAAGAATTAGCCTACCTGGTTACTTTTCCATGGTTCTTGTAGTGATCGAGTTCTGAAAATGGTGTCAAGTTGCTACTCTGTTTTGCATgagagccgtgtgtgttgtggtgtGCATGGAGCTGTGTGGTCTATTGCTAAAGCCTAAAGATCACTCTCCGGTAACTGAAAAAGACATGGTGTAGTTGGCAACTTTAGGCACAGCAGTTGTCGAGTCAACTGTAGAAGCAAGTTTCGTTTGATTATGATGAACTACCTGTTTACCGGAGCTCATTCTAGTTCAGTATAATATGGCTAGAGCTCATTCTCTGGTAGTACATAAGAAAGGCATGTCGAATTGGGCAACTATTAGGAAGAACTAATGAATCCTTGGACTGTGAAACAATTTTAGTTTCATCGGGATGAAATACTTGTGCCTTCCGAACAGAATGCTCAAGGAGGCATCCTAGAAAACTGACATGGATAGGCCGAGTCATTTCTGTTAAGACTTGATGGTTAAAAGAGAACTATCTTACGGCTTGCAAATGTGCTTCCTAGTGTTATCTAAAGCCAAATTAAAAAAAGTTCTACGTACAAAGTAAATGCATGTAAAATATTTGGAATTCCAAGATATTGTGTACCATCTACCATCGGCGATTTTTCCTCAGGTCAGAAGAATGTTTTTCTCAACATATTTGACTGACATTGTTATTATAAATTGGTTATTTGGTGCTTCCTCCCTTAGTGTCAATGCACGGCTCAACCTCCCGCCTGGACTCCATCATGGCGACATTGCTTTAACGTCGTTAGGAGCTTGACATATGTGCCCAGATTCAGATCGCCACAGCTATCAGAAATCCACAGATGAACTTAGACTGTTCATCGGCAAACGACAGAGAACAGGAGCCGGGCTTTCTGCTTGATGGTTTCAGGATAGCCTCCATATGCCTACAGGTATAAATATCAGACCACCAAAACCAAGAAAGTACTTGAAAGGAAAAAATGAAGCACTCACCAGCCAGTTGTGAAGTTAAACGATCTCTGAATTGCTGCAATATCTGAAGACGATGCAGCCTGAAGACCATAGCTTCCATGGATACACCAAATGTTCATGTCTCTAGCACAtcatcttgtttaaggaacaccttCCAGCAAGAATTGGACAGCTAGTCTAATTTTCTGAGCTTGGCATTTTCAGAGTAACACCATCAATAGGGCCAGGACCAAGCTGCTCCAGCCTAATCAATTGACCGATACTTGTGGATAAGCAAAGCAAACTACTACCAAAACAAGAACCATACATGGCAACTCAAACCATTGGGATACTCTTATTTAACGATAATCACAGCAGGAAACAAGCACAGGCGAAATAAATCACTACTTTTGAAATATCAGTTTGCCAAAAGAAGCACAAATTCAGTTGTTACAACCAAAGAGGCAACAGAGCATCGGCAATCATCCATCAATCAACTCCCCATCCCGCACTAACAGCACTTGTAGTTCCAGATAACCAGAGTCGGCAAGCACAAAGTAAAGTAACAGAACCAGCTAATACTAGATAGATACAGGCAATGCGGATGCAATTGCAATCTAGGAGGAGGTGAACTTGGTGACGGCCTTGGTGCCCTCGGAGACGGCGTGCTTGGCGAGCTCCCCGGGGAGGACGAGGCGGACGGAGGTCTGGATCTCCCGGGAGGTGATGGTGGGCTTCTTGTTGTAGCGCGCgagcttggcggcctcggcggcgagcttctcgaagatgtcgttgatgaaggagttcatgatgGACATGGCCTTGGAGGAGATGCCGACGTCGGGgtgcacctgcttcagcaccttgaAGATGTAGATCTTGTACGTCTCGACGCCCTTCTTCGCCTTGCTGCCCTTCTTCCGGCCCCTCGTCTTCGCCTCGCCGCCGGCCCCCTCCTTGGACGCCGTCTTGCCCGCCGGCAGCCGCTTCTCGGCCTTGGGCTTCTTCGCCGCCGGGGCCTTCTCCGTCGCCGGCTCCTCCTCCGCGGGCTTCTTCGCCGCCGGCTTCTTCTCCGCCTTGGGGGCCATCGCTCGCTGCTTCGGGAGAGTGGGGGATTTGCGGGTGCTGGAAGAAGGTGGGGGGTTTGGggcgggatgggaggagaggaggagcgGGGCTGCTGGGTTTATACGGAGGGGGAGGCGGGCGCTGATTGGTCGAGGCGTGGTTGCCCCGGATCGATGAGGTGGAGCCGTAGGATGCGTTCGGCGATGTTTGGTGTGGACGGCGGGATGCGTTTCGGAGCGGATCGCTGGGTTTTTTGTAAGGGCAAAAATGATCTGGGCGGGAACGGAAACGCCGGAACCGCAGGTTGATTAGAGCGAGAGCGCGCGACCGCACCGCGGGAATGGTTTTGGATTTCGCAGGCTCAGGTTTTGAATCCTGCCCGCCACCAGCATTATAGAGCACCTAAGCCATGATGGCCTTCCTAAAAAAGTATCATTAAAGGACCCACAACCGGAGTATGCTATGCAAACGCTCGATCGGCCATCACTGTCTGGAGAAAAAAAGGACCACCTGCCGGCCTTCTCAAACAAAGCCCAAATATATGGTTGTACGGCAACCCCATACCCGGTTCACATGTGAGGCGAATTTGGAAAGATCCAGATGCGCCCGGACACCGTCCTCACGTCAAACCAACCCGCTATGGCTCATGCCATCCTCACCCCTATCCCTACAAAAACCCGAAGCCAGACACCAAACCCTAGTCAACCGTACTTTCTAAACCTTTTAGCTCCACTTTCATCTCCTCACCTTCCTTTCCCCGCCCTATCCTTTGCTCCGCCGACTGAGGGAAACTCACTGCAGACCATCGAGCTCGTCAACGGCGAAGGGCGAGGAGCTAGCGCTTTGGGTTGTACTCCGTCGCTCATGAATGGTCTGGGTACGGACCTCCTCGTCCACGGCGTCGGCGGCGACTCGGGTGGGCACCTGCAGCTCCGCGGCATCCTACGGATGCACGACGCGGTTTCATGCTTTCCCGGGTGGGCGACAAGGCGACCAACACCCGGCACCACCAACAATTACTCCTCCCGGGCGCCTTTGGGTGCTCGTGTCTACAAGGCAGTCGGGGTCTGAGGGTAGCCCGTATCTGTGCGTAAGGAAGAGGGTGGCAGAGGCAGCAGCCAGCCGCTCCAAGTGTGGGTCCGGGAGATCCTCTCCGGAGCCGTTGCCGCCCGCCAGCAACGACGATGAGGCCCTCGGCAATGCCCGCGCCCTATGGCGGGGCGGCTTCGCAATGGTCGGGCACCCTGTATGCCTTCACGTGGGACCAATGCTCCTTCCCGAATCCGACGTATGAGTCGTGATAGCTCCAATTGTCACGAACGGCGTCAGGAAGCTCTAGCATCGCCCATCAAGTATTTGAGGAAAATCATCAACTAAAACCGCATGTGTTTATTGGACCAGTTTTAGGATGCTAGTTTCATTGTGATGCATGTTTAGGACTCATTCATGATGGATATGATAAATGGTGGTTACGATCCTCCAAATTTTGGTACAGTTGATCAAAATTCACTTTTATTTGATCTTGGGCAATCATTGGGCACTCAAAAGAATAAGGCGAAGGCAAGACTAAATGCATACTCATTCCAGAAGATACATTGTTGTGCAGAGCAAGGTTGAACACATGCATGTATATTATGCGTGGAACTAAGTAAAAGGACTCGGAGTACTGTAAGAAACCACGCATGGTACCATGAAGACAAGCACTGCATGAAACCACATCCAGCCCATACCGATCGTAATAGCTccctccaacatgggtatccaccaTCCAAGAGCCAACGAACAAGTTTTGTGGTGCATATACTCTAGTGGTGAATAGGCACCATAGTGACATTGGAGTTAATAGCCATGTAAGTTTTGTTTGCTTCACATTGGTCATCATGTTCCTTACTTGCTTCACTTCATCCATTTATGTTGACGTTTGATTTCTGCTTGCAAGACGGGGTTGGCCGCCACTTTGTACCATCAAAACAAGAAGAACCATTCACTTTGTCCCATTGTTGGATGGTGTTCAATGGGAAACCCAAGTGGTCAATCCTCGTTTAATATTTCAACAAACCGGTCAAGAAGAAGAACAACTATGGCCCAAGCTCTCACCAATCTATTGGATTGGATGATGACAATAACCAATGGGGAGGACAGACATGTCATCGAGCCAAATAGGAGTAGACCCTTGAGGGGGAACAAGCGTGAAAAAGATAGGCCGCGCATGACGACGGGACGAGCAAGGTCTCGCCCACTTGGACAGACATCTTTTCCAACAAAGTGGTGAAGAAAATGGAGGAGAGGTACAAGCTATTCTTGTATGTGCAaaaggagaggatggattttgaccgGGAGAGGGTGTGAGTTAGGATGATGATTGAGAGGTAGATGGTATCATGGTAGACATGAAGAAAATGAACAAAGAACAAAAATGGAAATTGAGAAGGAGAAGACATTTGAGACAATTGAGCTTGATAAAGAGAATGTGAGGCTAGCGAGGATCATGTTGGCCGACAACAATCTCATGCATGACCATTGCAAGAACTGGTTCATCAACATATCAATGTGCGCAATAAAGACAATTTGTTGTGGATTATTTCTGCTTGTGCTGATTTTTTGTGTGCTATATTGGTCGAATGATCCACGTGCATGTTTTTCTTTATTGATTTAAGGTTTCAAATATGGGATTACGATTGTCCGGACGAAAAAATGGGGTTGACCCACTTCTATTTGTGATTACGTCCGAACATGTCCGTGAACATATGGATTAAACTAGGCAAGTgtggttggagatgctcttagtttaTCTTGGGCAGTTGCATTAGGATAGCTATAATTAGTATCACTCTCTCTATTATAGCATGATTAATAATATAGAGGATTGATGGTTATAACATGTTGCCGTGCAGCTATAGCTAATATGTATAGTGCTGGGCTATAAGAAAATATACCGCTGCCTCCGTTTGTAAATATAAGTGTTTTTAGAGATTTTAGTATAGACAACATgaagatgtatataaacatattttagagtgtagattcattcattttgctccgtatatcaaAATTGCGTAGGAGCACTCGGCCACTCTCCACCCTGAAATCTGTTCCATAAATTCTCCTCGGGATCCACAATCACTATATTAGTTGTTTTGTATTCATCCATTCTCTCTCGCGTATTCATCACGCACTAATGCGTATGTCCCTACTAAAGCTGACGCGTTTGTCCCGATGGCAGAAACTTTTGTCCAAAGTGGTGGAGCCGGCCTCATGCACCATCTCCCCAACCATCATCTGCCCAACTACCAACCTTGTTAAATGCACCCGCTCCGGCAACGGCTCTTATTTAACTTCATCTTCCTCCTTGGTTATGCTCATAtttaagttcatcttcctcacatcTCCCATATCCATTCGTTTCATTCACCTCATACATAGATGGTTCTGATAACCAGGTCAAGCTCAACACAGCCCATGTCACATCTCCCATATCCATTTGATTTATAGTGGAAAAGACTTCTTCATTTTCATTGTCTGACACCTAGTGCATAAAGTTAGTAAAAAACGAATGCACACTTTGTTCCAAACATTTTCACCACTGATTCACTTCACTGTAagcagatgagatgaccctcaccaTAAACAATATGCCTAATGAGAAATGGGTCAGGAAATTTCAAATTCTTGTCTTTCAGAGTATTGGTCCTGAAGGATTGAGTCCTTGGACTTTTCAGCGAGGAGCAGACCTTTCCGACGGCGACCCTATTGCACCGGTTAAATTCATCACAATGCGTGTTAGTGTTGTTTTGCAGTATCTACATTTCTACCTACGATGCGCTGTTTTATATTGTCAGTATGTGTTATCTGAAGATTGGGCATTCCTCTAGGCTGTGCCAACATGATTAGTTTGAATATATTGGCGAAGTAATTTAGTAGTGTTATTGTACAACATGATTATTCTGTAGTGCTTTTATTTTGCAGATATTCCAGTATGAAATGTGAATCTTTGTGTGCAGCTACGCCAGCTAGGTTCATTAATATAGGCATGAATTTATTTAACTTTCAACCGCACGACCACTAGACATCTTAAACCAATTGTTCCTTAAACACCAGGTTTCAACTTCCAGGACTTCAGAGGCTGCATGTTTCTCAGTTTTGATTTTGCACAAAGCTATATGATGCATGGATGCATGTTGTTTCCACTAGCTAAATTATTAACCACCAACCGGCCATCATGTTAGCCGTTTTGCAATACTCCCCACTTTGCCAAGACCTTTAGTTTGCATTTAGATATGCATTTTCTGTTCTACTATGTTGCTAGACCACTTGTCTGCTTCACTCCTAATCAGGCTGTCTTTTGTTATGCCTTCATGCGTATCAGCTGTAGGCCTGGCGAGGCGGCGGCTCACCAGCAGAAGTCACAAGCTGGCAAGCATCGCAACTGAGATCGTTGACACGTGGAGTCATGGAGTATGCACTAGCCTGGTTGCTTTCCATGGTTCTTGTTGTGATCGAATTCTGCAATGGTGTCAAGTTGCCACTCTTTTTTTGTAACGAGCAGTGTGCTCTATTGCCAGAGATCATTCTCCGAATTAAGGAACTGTGTGTAACTGAAAAAGACATGGTGGAGTAGGCAACGTTAGCCGTTAGG
It encodes:
- the LOC119299207 gene encoding histone H2B.2-like, giving the protein MAPKAEKKPAAKKPAEEEPATEKAPAAKKPKAEKRLPAGKTASKEGAGGEAKTRGRKKGSKAKKGVETYKIYIFKVLKQVHPDVGISSKAMSIMNSFINDIFEKLAAEAAKLARYNKKPTITSREIQTSVRLVLPGELAKHAVSEGTKAVTKFTSS